TCAACACGTGTTTCGTATTCTTCCTCAGGAGGTGGGGATTAACACACTTAGTGTCCTTTTTATATCCACCTGTCATTGATTGGCGCATGCGTCCGGGCCGCCCGCCGCCGGGGATTCCGGAAACCGTCACTGAGACGTACACGTTGACAGGCGGATATAAAAAGGACACTAAGTGTGTTAATCCCCACCTCCTGAGGAAGAATAAGAAACACGTGTTGAGGCGGCGGTGGCGGGGGCATAGTGATCTTGCAGGACCCAGCATGACTACCTTAGGTAATGACACATGACCACATTACTTTTTATGACCTTGTTATTTTTGTGATTCTTTCATGTATGTTAGGGTCTAGAGATGAGCTATCCCCTGTCCATTTTGTGGGGTtcatttttaagggtgggttgttTTAATTGGGTGGGTCCCATATTGTGTTTTTGAATTGttctaaataaagtttttttaactttttgataTTATACTTTTGGACTCTTATTCGGTGCTGGTTGTAggtttataatttacaaatctgtttaactttctggcaccagttgatttgaatttttatttttttttcccaccggagttctcctttaagctgcCTTTGAGAGAAGCTGATCCCTGGATGATGCTGAGGGGTTCTCCTGGTGATCTGTGGGTGGAGGTGGCCCAAGATTATGCTTCTCTGATCTTTCTTGTCTGAACTTGCCATTCTGCATCCTTGATTAAAAGATGGACTTATAAAACGCCAGAAAACTTTCCGTAAGGATCTCTAGCAGTGGTGGACAATTTATCTTTTTCTGGTGTCAGTGCTCTGATTTTCCTGGGAAAGTTGTAGCACAACTGCTTTTTTAGCTAATACAAATTGACTGCCACTGGTTCAGATTCAGCAATTTGTACTGTAAGTTAATCAACTGGGGTCAATTCTTGATTGATTGATAATGGAAGCTGTCATTAACAGTTCGATGCCTGCAGTCGTTTTGAATGAATTATTGCACTTGTGAAAATTTACCCAAGAAATTTTGTCTCATTTAGAAAAAACTTACTTATGCCTGGCTGTCCTGAACAGTACACTATGTGTCATCTTTCTGCATGGGCGGAATACTCCTCTGAGCTCACCTTCAAGTACTCCTCGATTAACCAAAAGTTTAAGCCTTGAAATACAACCAGATGACTCCAATGACAAAGTAATGTCACCTATGCATTATGCTCGATCCGGACTGGGTATAGCTGAATTAAATGGCAAGCTTAtagcagcaggtaggtgattgtAATCTTCAAAATGTTCCCATGAATTTAGATTGTGTGTGTATAGAAAAGCAGTTCTCGTGAACCTCCTCATCCTTAGGTGGCTACAATAGAGAAGAATGCCTGCGCACGGTGGAATGCTATGATCCTGACAATGACACTTGGATATTTTTGTCTCCAATGAAAACGCCTAGAGCTCGATTTCAGATGGCAGTTTTGATGGTATGTGCAAATTTATATCTAGAAAGTGGGGGAACAGCAGCGTCCACTTAATTTTGGGTGCATCACTTAAGGGGGTGAAACTCATTCTTCAGATAAGTTGAAAAGTTTGAATAGATAAAGCCGCACTTAAACGCTTGAAAAAACAGTAGTAATGACAGCAATGTTTCAACCCATCAGTTAGGTCTTTATCAAGTAGAGTATTTAGATTGGTGCCATCTAAAAGCCATGGACTGATAGAATTGTCACTTCTGCAGGGTGATTTATATGTTGTTGGAGGATCAAATGGTCAGTCTGACGATCTAAGCTGTGGAGAAAAGTATGACCTAGCAGTCAACATGTGGACACCTGTGCCTGAGCTCAGAACAAATCGTTGCAATGCAGGTAGTCTGCCGTGTGTTGTTTTCATATTTGGAAGACATGTTAGCAGCTCTATGTTAAACAAATCTTTCtaactttaatattttttttattaggagtTTGTACCCTGAATGGAAAATTGTATATTATTGGAGGCTCTGATCCTTATGGTCAGAAGGGTCTCAAAAACTGCGATGTGTTTGATCCTTTAACAAAGTCATGGACAAGTTGTGCTCCCGTAAACATACGTAAGTATCTTGGTTACATGTATTTGAAATAGGTTTAAGCCATTCACAGAGGTTGCAGAACTGCTACGAATGTTTGGGTTCTGCAAGTTTGTGACAATTTCCAGCACAATAAGGCAAGGGTTACACTGTGACTTTGTAGCGCTACAGGATTGGTTATAACTGTTGACTGACAGCTGCAGGTCCCCACCATTGCATAGAACTCATTGTGGACTTTGGACTGTAGCTCCATAGTTAAAATCTATGTTGTAGCGATTAATTTAGGAAGCTCTGTGCACACCAGATGTGTCAAATTAGAAGGTAACCTTAGTGTGACCTGCATACTATTTTTAAAACAATGGGTTAGTTTGTGTTGTTTATTTTCTTATCTTGCAGGAAGACATCAGTCTGCAGTCTGTGAGCTTGATAATCATATGTACATTATTGGAGGGGCAGAGTCATGGAACTGTTTAAACTCAGTAGAGCGCTATAATCCTGAAAATGACACCTGGACTTTAGTGGCACCCATGAATGTCGCTCGGCGCGGAGctggagttgccgttttgaatgGTGAGACATCTGTGTTGATTATAGGAAAATTAAGTCTTTTTGCTATTCTAGATTGCACGTCAATAGTGAGTGACAGTATTCTTTGCCTTTTGTGATTCTGTATGTTTGGCATCTCCAGATATGTAGCAATGGCTGCAACTTGTATTTGTACCCAAAATCAAAATGATCTAAGGGTAGgtccacacgtacaggatctgttgCATATTTTCGCTGCCTATTTTGTTCTAATGGAGCGGAAGCCATGTGCGTGGGGATCTCAAGAACGTGATGGGAAGTCTAACCTGTCAAACTCCTTGGGAATAAGTCTTCATGTTGGGACAAGCCCTTTAAATAAGTTGAATTGGAGTGATCTCCAATCTTGGCTGCTGTTAGCTGCAAATATTATCTGGCAAATACTGCTTATGGTGTGGGGTCAGCTCCCGAGCCTGCTCTATAAACCCCCATAAGGCATTTGATCTATTTGTATCTAGTGAAGTCTTAAATGTTACTCTGGATGCTAATACAGTTTCATTAAAATGCCCATATCTTTATTCTTCTCGAAAATTGTGATTAATCATGGGTTCCCAATTGTAAAATacattttctctatcggctccattgcgggacacagaccttgggtgtatgctgttgttgctaggagacttgacactaaggaaatcaaaaagtcggctcctcccagcaggatatacccgcctacagagcctgagataatcagtttaagcttagtgtcgcaggagatggacactagtctggggttctccccagacttggtctaacattttttttatttttacagaatagggacgtttagtttttcttattcccttttattttcctgttttcaggtggggactcaggaacagagcgttccccatttgcgattgagggggcacaagcatcgtggatgtactgtcaaccccctctcgccaatggccagcgcttggggttgtaccttatgggtccgggtcccccacttttcCCTGCTTGCCTCTCTTttcaagcccggcatgatgcaggtgacaaaaagctggctgaagacttcatgactgaagacttcatgaggtgaGTTCTTCAGATTGAGGTGAGTATTCCCcttctccctttttttctttcaggTGTCGTgggcttgcaacctctggagaaccCCTGTTTTggtcccactcctttttattgttTCTAGTTGAAGTCCCTATTGGGCAAGGGCTCCCTAACGCTATTGTGGGAACTCAGGGGGTTAATATCAGTGGTGTAGGACTGTTCATTTTTATTCACTGGGCAGTCTTTCTTTATTCAGCAGCCGCGGCTGCCTTCTCTATgggttttctttttcttctgtgctCCAGCCGCGTGGTGTGCAGCACGGTCGGGGCgcagtttactttcgttttacagCGGCTCGCTGCGCCAGGACTTCACCCGCTCCGGTTTCCCTGCACTCACATATGCTTCGGGAattggagcgggcgccattatgaGCCGGCATCTTTCTTCCCCGGCGGGATTCGCGCCCTAGGGAGAGCGCGAATCTCTTAAGCCAATCAGAGCTGTGCGGGGAACTGAGGCCAATCGGAGGCTCTCCAGTCTAACCCAGCCCTTCTCTTCTGTCCTGCTGTCCCTGCTtttctcacagcagctgcctggtgGGGGACATGGATGTTGGTGAGATTACCCTATTTTTTTCCACGTCCGCTGTCCCTCCCTCTAAGCAGGTACCTGGGGCCCTGGTCACCTACTATATTTGTAAGGGCTGCAACGCTAAATGCCTgggtctgctgaacccacttgttccgcctgcaccactgcaccccctgacccTCCTGGTATTCCTATTCAGGATGCTCTCCCAGACCCAGTGGGCTCTGCTGCCCCTCCAATGTGGGTGTCTTCTCTCTCTGTCTATTTCTGACTTGGCGCAGGTCTCCCGTTCCGTGGTGACTGCCTTAGAAAGGTCCTCCTTACACCATTCCCCAATAGAGCCTCGCTCTCCCTCACAAGCGTAATAGGGGCcattcctctgactcctctccggAGTCTTTGTACAGACGTAGGCATGGGCATCTTCCCTCTGCTACTTCTTCCAGAAGACGCTCCCCTGAGTCTTCAGAACGGCGCGCCAGGTCAGTGTCTCCCTCTTCTAAGGCTGCTTCCACCAGTTCTCACTCCCCTGGTGAACTAGTTGATGAGGCTGCTTCTGTTTCAAGACTCAGCAGACCACGCAGACATGACCGATACGGtggactcattggtttcggccataagagacacctttcatctagaggacccaggaacttcggacactgtcccagaagtttcctttcatcgtgcgCGTCCGGCACACAAGATGTTCAGCTcccatgctgaatttgaagccttgcTAGAGTCTGCCTGGAGGAACCCTGACAAGATGTTTCAagaaacgaagaaggttcaagcgagTTATCCCTTTGTTAAGGGCCTCATTGCCCGGTGGACCCACCAGTCTCCCGTCTATCTAAGACTACTACCCTACCTTTGCCCGATGCTGCATCTTTTATGGATCCAGCGGACAAAAAGCGGAGACCTTGGCTAAATTTGCCTTTGTGGCTGCGGGTTCATATCTTCTCCCTGCCTTTGCCTCTGCCTGGGTTTCCTGGGCCCTTAAGATCTGGGTTTCCCGACTCCGCCAGGGCAATTCTTCTGGAGCTTCCTCGGAAGAACTGGCCGACTTAATTCTCCTACTTTCTAAAGCGGGAGATTTTctatgttctgcttccatgcagtcggcCCGCTGTGCTGCTTTTGCCACGGGTAACCTTGTGGCTCTCTGTAGATCCACGTGGCTCAAAGCCTGGGATGCGGATGCAGCCTCTAAGAAGCCTCTCACTTCCTTTTACTGGTTCTTGGCTTTTTAGTAAGCGCCTAGACAAGATCATCTCTGAAGCCACGGAAGGGAAGAGTTCCtcattacctcaaaataaggcctgTAGAACTACCTCCCGCTGTAAATCTACCTCCTTTCGGATCTTCGGGGTCACGAAGGGGACCAGGCAGGCGCCTTCTCGGGACACAAAGGCTCCGTCCTTCCAGACTCGCACATCCTGGAATTCGGATAACCGTTCGGCCCGCTTTGCGCCAAGGTGGGTACCCGCAAACCCACCTCcgcctgaagggacgcccccccccccacccgcgggacgcccccccccccccacccgcggATTTTTCTCAGTAGACATCAGTGCCGCCTATCTCCATGTTCCGAAATTTCCGGGACATCAGCGGTTCCTCCGCTTTGCTGTCCTGGAGGgacattttcagtttgtggctctccccttcggcCTAGCACAGCTCCGAGGGTGTTCACCAAGGTCCTTGAGCCGGTGATCGGTCTGCTACGGACAAGGGgggtctcagtgatcccttacttGGATGACCTTCTGATCAAGGCTCCGTCCAAGGACCAGAATCTAGAGTCTCACCCTCACTCTTCAGGCCCTGTCTCGCTTCGGTTGGTTGGTCcatcgggacaagtccaacctatCCCCCACTCAGTCCCTGGTTTTTCTAGGACTTCGATTCGACACCTGGTTCGCCCGGGTTCATCTTCCGCCGGACAAGCGGTTGACCCTTCTGTCGGGGGTTCGTATACTCAGGAACCCCTCCCCAGTATCCATTCggttttgcatggaagtcctgagtCGGATggggcggccatggaggccgttccCTTCGCTCAATTTAATTTTCGACTACTTCAGTTTGCAAATTCTATCCCAGTGGGACAGGTCCCCATTGTCCCTCGATCGCAAGATCGTACTTCCTCGGTCATCTCGTCGctcccttctgtggtggctccgctcccccctgctttttcagggatgctccttcctgcccctccattGGCTGGTTGTCACAATGGATGCCAACCTTTCGGGTTGGAGGAGTGTCTTCTTAGACCGGACAGTCCAGGGCTTTTAGTCTCCCAGGGAGACACTCTTCCCGATCAACATCTTGGAGCTGAGGGCAATCTACCTTTGCCTGTTACATTGGAAGATTCTTCTCCAGGATCGCCCAGTtagtgtccagtcggacaactctaCTGCGGTGGCATACATCAATCGCCAGGGTGGCACCCCATTCTGGTGGTGGTGGCCGAAGTTTCCAAGATCCTTCTCTGGGCGGAGCTTAGGGTTCCAGCCATCTCGGCAATTCACATCCCAGGCGTGAacaattgggaagcggacttcctaagCCGGTCCTCTCCCGGCCCTGGCGAGTGGTCAGTTCATCCGGAGGTGTTCGCAGAGATATGCGGCCTCTGGGGAACTCCAGATGTGGATCTCTTTGCATCCCGCCACAACCAGAAGGTTCCCCTCTTTGTGTCAATTCGCCGGACCCCTGTGCTCTGGCAGCGGATGCACTGGTAATTCCTTCGTTGGGGTTCACCCTACCTTATCTGCTCCCTCCTCTTCCTCGCcatcccagggtcctgaggaagctcaaagcggagggcaTTCCCACCATTCTCTTGGCTCCAGATTGGCCTCGGAGGGCGTGGTACGCTGATGTCGCCCGTCTCCTGGACGACGTTCTGCTGCGCCTTCTCTCTCGGTCCCCTGGGCCAGCCCAAATTACCGtctctgcatttgacggcgtggtggtTGAGACCGCTGTACTAAGGGCCCGTGGCTTCTCAACTCAGGTGATTCGCGCCATGCTCAAGGCACACAAGCATTTAAAGGGTCAATTGTCTgccctttccattcttttccAACGCCCTCTGGCATCTGATTCTCATGTTTGGGCCTTCATTCAAGGAGTGGCCCACGAGGTTCCTCCTTACAACTCCTCCTTGGGATCTTAATTTGGTTCTTGGCACACTGCAGGGCGCGCCCTTTGTACCCCTTAGGGAGGTTTCCCTTCGTctcctttcctggaaagtggcgTTCCTTATGGCAATTACCTCCATCAGACGGGTTTCGGAGTTGGCGGCTCTTTCTTGCCGCTCTCCCTTTCTAATTGTCCATcaggacaaagttgttttttGTCCGGTTCCTTCTTTTTTACCTAAAGTGGTTTCTGCTTTCCACCTTAATGAGGATatcgtcctcccgtccttttgtcccgctccatcTCATTCTGGGGAGCATTTGCTTCATAAACTTGATGTGGTACGGGCAGTGCGTACCTACCTCAGTTACGTCTCCCTTTTGTCAGTGattccttttttgttcttacggACGGTCACCGTAAGGGTTTACCTGCTTCCAAGGCAACCATTTCGCGGTGGATCAAGTCTGCCATTTCAGAGGCTTACCGTTGCAGGGGGAAGCCCCCTCCTTTCAGGGTTTCAGCTTACTCCATGACTCACTTCTGTCGGAGCTTCCTGGGCTCTCAATACCAGGGCTTCAGCCTCTcaagtctgtaaggcggctacctggtcgtccttgcacacttttactaaattctaccaggttcatacctttgcatccgcGGATGCTAAtctgggccgtaaggtgttgcaggtggCGGTGGCCCAGCCTGCCCCTTGATTGTTTTCTGTGCCCACcctagggacggctttggtacgtcccaaggtctgtgtcccccaatggagccgatagagaaaaagggatttttgtcttacagtaaaatctttctcagaggatccattgggggacacagctcccgccctttctttggtgttccgggtttggttacctgtccgagggtgtgttcagctaatttttttgttctggttaGCTCGGACTGGTCTTGGTTTTCTGCCTtctcggtcctctcctactgcttggggactaaactgattacctcaggctctgtaggcctATATATCcttctgggaggagccgactttttgattttcttagtgtcaagtctcctagcaacaacagcatacacccaaggtctgtgtcccacCCAATGGGTCCTCTGagaaagattttatggtaagacaaaaatccctttttctAAACTGCATGGATAGTCCAAAGCTGCTTGTGTAAACTCGGACATCCTAACACAGGCTGAGACATCCCTCTCTGCGGCAGCTAATGTAGACACAGAAGAGGCTGACTTGGCTGCTGAAGGGAAAAGTCTACtccccatgttaggatgtcaCAGCTTACAGATGCACGCAGTAGAGTGACCTCTGACCATTAATACAATTAAAGTTGAAGTATATTACAAGTTTTCCATGTAATTATTTATTTTGCCTTAACAGGTAAACTTTATGTTGGAGGTGGTTTTGATGGCTCCCGTGCTCTAAGTTGTGTGGAAACCTACGACCCTGCCAAAAATGAGTGGAAAATGGTGGCAAGCATGTCCTCTCCGAGAAGCAATGCTGGCTTAGTAGCTGTTGGAAATTGTATATTTGCTGCTGGAGGATTCGATGGAAATGAATTTCTAAACACTATTGAGCTTTATAATACTAGTTTAGATGAATGGAGCCCATATACCAAAATGTGCAGGTCATAGGTAACATAGATCTAGGTTTTTGAGAGATTTTGCTTACACCAGCAGTTTGGTAGTACTGTACATTTGAATTGTAAATACTTTATTTAGCTTGGAGATCTTTGTTTGCTCATGATGTCATTACGTCAATGAGGAATAATTTCCATAGTCTCCGTgaggtagttttttttattattattataaatgtcCTCCTTTTCTTGCACTGAAATGTAGAGTAAATTTTCAGAACAAAATTTCTACAAATTgatgttttttaactatagtcaCATGGTCCCATACAGAATGTGCTTAAAGAGCCTTATGAAATCACATGCAAGACTGCTACTCCTAAAGTGCAGGAATGCCAAACATGATTTTCAGACTgcctttttattactttttgtaaACTAAAAACAAAAGGCATAACTAACCTTACTCTGAACGAgctttttcctttttgaatttaatTTCTTGTCTCTACTTTTACTGTAGATAAAGTAAATTTAATGTGTGTAATTTTGTTCTGTAGACTTGTGGGCTGGTTCAACAAGAATGTTACCACTGTTTTAGATGATAGGCTATTTATTCTTTGGCAGCTTTTTAAAGACAGATTTTTTCGGGAAACACAGCAAGTGTCTTTGAATTGTGTAAAATCAAGCAGGTTTATCTGCCAATGTTCATTTTACAGTGTCTTAAAAGCCAAATGTtttctgtatgttctgtactatgAGTAACTTTTTCTATCGCTGCTACTGTACATGGTTCTTAAATAAAATGACAAAATATTTCTTttgatttatttacattttttaatgggaTGTGTAGTGAAAATAGGCCGGAGATAGAATTTCTTGGGGAACTATGTTTTTGGAGACTGTAATGAATGGACTTCCTGTTTCCCTTCTCTGAATAACCCTATTTGACATGTTTCTCTTTCTATTGTCCTTATGCATACCTGTGTCACTCTcatatttattgtttttaatttgGTAACTTTTCATCTATCTACCTTTTTGGACTTGTTTTACATATTTTGATGATCTGACCCCAACTAATACATTTTCTGTGTATAGTAAAATATTTCATTTCATAGAAATGTTTtccaagtatccctttaagagtagttacccgtatttatcggcatataacacgcactggcgtataacacgcacccccattttaatagagaaatttaagtaaaacaaaaaatacatataacataaatgacagactaaatgccatatcatccctctaaggctgggttcacaccacgttttgttaaatacggttcccgtatacggctgggaggaggcggcggggcttaattgcggcgcccacactcagccgtattcgggaaccgtatttaaggtATGtctataagccgaccggagtgaaccgcagcctccggtcagcttcgttttcggccgtatgcggtttcccgaccgtaggcaaaaacgcggtcgaccacatttttgcctgcggtcgggaaaccgcatacggccaaaaacgaagccgaccggaggctgcggttcactccggtcggctcatagacatacattaaatacggttcccgaatacggctgagtgcaggcgccgcgattaagcccccctcctcccagccgtattcgggaaccgtatttaacaaaacgtggtgtcaacccagccttactttgattttgcctgaacttcagtttggttCCCCCCTTCCAgggccacatcattcctcccctttttatcagcccctgtgccacatttacatccatccccccccttaccctctcatcatccccccactgtctcatcaggctccccccactgtctcatcagggccccccccctgtctcatcagggccccccccccccactgtctcaccagggcccccccccccccccccactgtctcatcataggcccccccccactgtctcatcatggcccccctgctcatcatgccctttCCCCCCCCgtttttgagatatatatatatatatatatatatatatatatatatatatatatatatatatatatatatatatatatatatatatatatatatatatatatatatatatatatatatacacattatatattttttttttccccatcttccttacctagccacgctcggcaggccaggtctggTGTCGGggcttgcgggctgcggtcagtgctCCGCTGCACaatcagggatgtcactcattcaatggtgctgtcgctgtgactattctaatggctgcggttgctgcgaccacactgaccagcggcggctgcatcgaatgagtgacgtcccagacgctgtgcagccggcagaggacgtcactcatcctgcttc
The sequence above is a segment of the Hyla sarda isolate aHylSar1 chromosome 6, aHylSar1.hap1, whole genome shotgun sequence genome. Coding sequences within it:
- the IVNS1ABP gene encoding influenza virus NS1A-binding protein, which translates into the protein MVPNGFLSFEDEQFIESSVAKLNALRKSGQFCDVKLQVCGHEMLAHRAVLACCSPFLFEIFNNDNENHGISHVKFDDLNPEAVEVLLNYAYTSQLKAETELVKDVYSAAKKLKIDRVKQVCGDYLLSKMDAQSCISYRNFVNSMGDWRLLSRIDAYIQEHLLEISEQDDFLKLPRLKLEIMIEENVSLPSNGKLYTKVINWVQRSIWEHGESLESLMDEVQTLYYSADHKLLDGNVLDGRNDIFAGDEDGIQLVQKKSPRESDTRNMSSSSSGTLSPSGFPAQNPKHEWKIIASDKKTKKTYLCLAVLNSTLCVIFLHGRNTPLSSPSSTPRLTKSLSLEIQPDDSNDKVMSPMHYARSGLGIAELNGKLIAAGGYNREECLRTVECYDPDNDTWIFLSPMKTPRARFQMAVLMGDLYVVGGSNGQSDDLSCGEKYDLAVNMWTPVPELRTNRCNAGVCTLNGKLYIIGGSDPYGQKGLKNCDVFDPLTKSWTSCAPVNIRRHQSAVCELDNHMYIIGGAESWNCLNSVERYNPENDTWTLVAPMNVARRGAGVAVLNGKLYVGGGFDGSRALSCVETYDPAKNEWKMVASMSSPRSNAGLVAVGNCIFAAGGFDGNEFLNTIELYNTSLDEWSPYTKMCRS